The Malaclemys terrapin pileata isolate rMalTer1 chromosome 5, rMalTer1.hap1, whole genome shotgun sequence genomic interval CACTACCTTACCCGGGaccgatgtcagactgacaggcataTAACTATCCtgttatcctttttaaatattggcacaaagtAActttcttctggaatttccccaatgTTCCAAGACTTCCAAGGTCCTCAGTCAGCtgctttaaaactcttggatgcaagtgaTCTAGACCCGCTGATTTAACAATACCCAACTTTATATCCTCtgttcccccccagccccccgtaTACAGAATAGAAATGTTTATTGAACGTTTGCCTTTTCGGCATTATTCTGCATAATACCATTTCCATCGAATAacggaccaataccattgttaagagtctttttgttcctaatatttaaaaaactcctttTTACTGTTCTTAACTCCTGCTGGTCATAGATTTCTCATTGTGTCCCTTggcttatcaattttctacaattcctgtCTTTTGATTTATGTTCATTTTTATCcatttcccttttcttccatttgttacatattattttttaattttgttttctagcTGTCTTCACTTCCACTCTAAACCCAGGTCAGTTTTCTAACCAGCACATCCTTCTTCctcgattgtggcttttggggcatctaattCTTaagctgtcccccccccccccccagtgatcATTCCCATTCTCCTcattaaattcttcctctcagCTGATTTGTCTCCTATTTGTTTCCATTGAAATTGGCCCTATTCAACCACCAAAGATACGTTACTGgcctggactttattctgtttgcgccttataaatgtgatcaagtcatgatcacttgtacctaagctaccattaacgtTTACCATTCTCCTTGCCACTGGCTACCTGGCCCTGCCGCAGGAAACCGcgttctcttcttcctccctgcaTTCCCGAGCCTCTGCCTGCACCCAAGGGGTTAAACCTAAACAGGCCCAGGCAGGAAAAGCCCCCAGCTGGACAggctggaagggggtgggagctctgggccctAGCACTCCAGCTGGCATTGGTGTTCCCTGTCCCTGCCTGCGGCTGTTGGCAaaggggccctgcacccccaggaaTGGCTGTGTCTGCCGGGCCATCCCGCTGTCTTGTACCATCCCCAGGAGTGAGGTGTTCTCATGGGGCCAGCTCCCTGGAGCGTGGCCCTCCCCGTTGGTGGGAGCCCCGCTGGCCTGGCCTGATGGCTCCTGTCTCTGCCTCCAGCTGCAGCACCAAGGCAAGAAGTTGCCCCTCAAAGTGATCGAGGGCAACTTCTATGGGGctgtcctggccagcagccaccacttcgACGTGCTGGACCTGCACTACTACTTCCGCTTCGACGTGCACCACCGCAGCGGGGATGGCGTCCACTGGAACCGGGCCGTCCACCGCAGGGTCacccacctgctgctggcccacGTGGCCGACGCCTGGGGCATCGAGATCCCAGAGAAGAGACCCCAGGATGGTGAGTGGGAGAGGGGCTGACAgtgcccagataccatggtgacggGCATGCTGATGTGGATCATCCCTCAGGGGGCGGCACTTGCTGCTGTTgggaatgggagggggtgggCGTGCGGTGGCGGGacgggaggagggagtgggggtgggcatGCTGGGGTGGGAGATGGCCACGCAGCTGATGGATCCGCTTTTCCCTTTCTTCAGGTTGCTTTCAGGCAaatgctctggagtggggctcGCAGCCCACCCCCTGCCTGGTGCCCCACGCTGCGCCACTCGGCCCCTGGGGTAAAGATCTTGGTGGtggtgggcaggggctgtgggcacCTCCTCAGGTTGGGCAACCGCGCGGGagaggctgctggggaagggaccCCCGTCCGCTTAGGGGGTAGCCTGatgccggctcccagccccctcagcCAGTGTCTGGCTTTGGTCACCTCTCTCCTGCTGCTGACAGGGGAACTGGCTGAGTGCCGTGCTGTCGAGTGGGGGGTGGGCACCTTCCCCACACTCGTCAGGGATTGCCCGTGGCCGTGTCCTGATGCTGATGAGGCCCctatgggtggggggtgggggacagggcgGTAGCCCCCAGCTCTtctcctgagcccccccacccctagcTCCCTAATGCCACCCACTGCACCCAGGTCGTGCCAGTGGGGCTTTGGGTACGGTGCCCGTGTAGGTCACTGCTGCCAAGAGCCAGCCAACGCGTTGCTGGTGCCTCTGAAATCTGGCACGTCCTGAGGACGCAGTCTCCGGAGGCCGCTGCCCCCCGAGAGCTGCAGGGGGGCTGAAGCAGGCTCGGAGCCCTGGGAGCGGCGTCACGGGGCCCtgctctcggagctgccggtgcTACCAGCCCGTGGGGAATGAGCTGACCCGAACTTGGCCCTGGTCTCGAATGGCTccttctgccccttctccccgcaCAGCCCCCCTTGGATTGGAGTCTTTGTCCTCAGCAAAGGCTCTCAACCCTTCTGCCCGGCTCAGCTGCCGTGACCGTCCCAGGCGCCGCGCTCAGTAACGTCTCTGCCTCTGCAGGGCCCGAGTGGGACAACAGCCGCCTGTCCTGcatgccccagcccagcacctgcCCGCCGCCCCCTCCGCCCTGGCCCCCCTTCGACTTCTGCTGCCCCTCCAAGGATCCTGTTTTCCAGGAAgactcccccttcttccccagccACGCGGGGCCTGGCACGCCCCTCTCCGGATACATCAGCTTTGACAACTGCCCCGGCTACAGTGCGGAGGGTAGGTCCTGGGTCCCAcgctcctgctgcaccccccttgGTGCGCCTGGCCCCGGGGGATTCTCACTTGGCGCTCACGCCTTCCTGCCTCAATCTCTCTCTCCGCTCCTGTTCAGTCTGGCCTGGACACCTCTCTCTCTACTGCCTCCTCCGCAGGTGGCCTGTCTCCTCTGTGATCTCTGCACAATCTGACCTTTCCTCTCCATTCCCACTGCTGTCGCCTCTCCGTGCCCGGCTCCTTCCTCGTCTGGCCGGCTGCAGCCTTCCTGGCTCTGGCATGGcttccctccagccctgctgcggCCAAAGCCTAGAACCAGGAGGCTGCTCAACAAACTAGAAAGTGACTGACCTGTGGGACTCTCTGCCACATGACGTGACTCAGGCCAAGCGCTTAGTAGCATTTCAGAGGTGACTGGACCTGGTACATACAGAGTGGCTGCAGTTACGCTCCAGAGGGTTAGAGCGGGGGTCTAAATCCTCCAGCTTGGGGTCCAAGCCAGTCCGGAAACGCCCCTGGGGGCAGGTTCATAGTTGGGCCTTCTGGGATTTCTTGTACCTGCCTGTGAAGCAGCTGGCCGCCTGGGCTGGACCGTGGGTCTGATCCGATGGGGCAGTTCCCATGTTCCTTACGGCTGTGACCGTGTATCCCTGCCCCGACTGCTCTCCCGCGGCCCAACGCGCTCCTCGTCTTCATGGGTCTGCTGCCGCCTTCCTGCCCTGTGCTGGTTCTCACGCTCGCCTGTGACTCCTGGTCCTGCCGGCCCCTGTCCGctccccccctctgctccctctgcTGCGTGGCTCGGATCTTACTGAGCGAGGAGAGGCGTGTCTCTGCTATCGGCAGGCAGGTGGGCAGCATCTGCTGAGACCTCGGTGTCCCACTCCTTCTGCGCGGGTCCCCTGGCTCCCCTCAGCCCGGCTCGATGGGAAAAGCGTTGGAGCCGGGGCCTGGCCTCTcctgaattagggttaccatattctgtgcctccaaatggaggacactccacggcccacggcctcgcccccagccccgcccatacccccaccccaaccccgccccctccccaaagtctccgccccctcccctgcttcccgcgaacatttgagtcgcgggaagcctgaagcaggtaacgggggtgtggggggaggaggcgcggcccaggctggcccccggcggctccagcctgggtcggctcgggccctggggtgccagccccggccgaccacccccggcccgcccagcactgccggcccccggcggcccggcgcaccccccggctccccgcgggcccggctgaccggctccccgccggcccggctgaccggctcccagcccggaccccggcccggccccgcgcccctgcgcccctggttcccggccctgcgcccctggttcccggccctgcgcccctggttcccggcccggcaccatgcccccggccccgcaccgccggccccggccgagcaccacccagccctcccgattttcccggacatgcccggcttttggggatttccccccggacggggatttgagcccccaaaagccggacatgtccgggaaaatccggacgtatggtaaccctacctgaatAATCATGGGTCGGAGCCCGGCTCGGGATGGGGTGGGCAGAATCGCTGAGCCAGGCGGGCTGACCCATAGATCCTCTGGTCCCAGCTGTGCCCCCTGCATGGGGGGATGGGTGTCCCAGGGgattcagtagggggcgctcttccCCCGTTAGCGTCAtacccaggcagagcaggggctggccgAGATGGGAAAGGGacgaatgggagctgcagggtggcaGGTAATGTCTgtcattggaccagcttctggtggggagagagaaaagcctTCGACCTACACAGAGCGAGGCATATTTGCAGCAGGCCTGGGTCAGCGGACTGTGGCTTGCaggactcaggctgtggggctaaaagtTGCAGTGTAGACGGTCCAGCTCgggctggaggctgggctctgggaccctgcccaCTTGCAGGGTCGCAGGGACGGGGTTGTGGCCCAAGCCCGGATGTCTACACAGCCATTTtccagccccgcagcctgagccggTGTTATCCCCTGTGTGGACGGGGTGGTGTTTAGCAGAGCTAGTTAACACCTTTCCAGGCACCACTGGAGATGAAGTGCCCTGTTAAGACCCTAccatgggagggagagggagggttaACCCACTaatgcctccccccaccacctttttattttcttccctctcctatttctcccccgcccccatgactggagaggtgttaacaggccacttcatcttgaatggtcccttgaaacatGTTAACTGCTGACCCTCCCCAatctgttccctccccccccctcccagcaccctgcccagaCCTGTCTGTGTGGGTCCAGCGCTCGTCTCTCTccccaccagaagttggtccaattaaggACGTTGCCTCCCCTACCTGGTTTCAAGAATTGTCCTGGGCTCCTGGCCCAACTCCGACAGAGTAACCACCTCTtctgaccccccccgccccgtcgaGCTGTGTGGTTCTGCAGCCCTTCCTGGCCGGCCTGCGCCTCGTTCCATGGCGTTAAACACCCGCCGTGCTGCACCAaggagctggctgcatttcagcccaggctccagccggtGAAGCCCTGGGAGAGCTGCAGCCATGGACGATCTTCCTGCCTGTGCTCCCTGCTGCCGGAATGGTGGATTAGTGTTTGCTCGGAGGGGCTCGGGCGCCGGGACTGGCTGGGCCCAATCGCCAGGCACTTGACCCTCTCTCGTCTCTCCCCCTCGTCCTGCTTCTCGCCCTAGGTCCTGGCAGCGGCTTTCAAGGTTTCTGGGGCGCACCGCACGCTCTGCcggccccggggccctgccccgGCTTCTCGGGAAACCCAGCACCCAGCTTCCCTCCGCACCCCCACAGCCCGACCAGGAGAGGCCGCGGCGGGCGCTCCCACGGCTTCATCATGACGCGGCAGCCGGTGAGGTGGAGGTCTGGGCACCCCTACAACAGGCCCCACTACAGTTGCTACTgaggggccctgccccctggcagagctgggcgtgTCCCCCCGCGGGCGGGCGGGCGAGCTCCCTGCAAAGGGCTCAGCTCCAGCTCTGAAGAGACTCGGGTAGGGTGGCCGTGGCTGTCTCCATGTGCGTGGCTGGCACAGGGCACCCTGGCAGGGAGGCGGCTGGCGCTCAGATGGTTGAGTTATTACATGtagtatttgggggggggggggacgagggCTGCGGGGGCCTTGAGAGAAGGGGCTGTGATCTGCCAGCGCCGTATGGCTCAGAACAAAGGCCCCGCTATTGGGGACAGCGCTGAGCACCGCCCCGGGAAGCACTCCGTAGACCAGGCCCATGGGGGCGGTGGCTCTCGCCGAGGGCCCCATCCTGCCAGGTTCCTGGAGCTGGTCGGGATTGGCAATCATGTGGGGGAGGCGCTGAATGCCAGCCATCTGCCAAGGGGGTCCGGCTGTCCAACCTGAGTCTCTCACCAGCTTTGagtccaattcccccaccccatccgcTGCTGTTACAAACCTGCCCAGATGGGGCAGACAGGGAGTGGTTTGCCCCTGCCAGGCTCCCGGCCCCGGACTGCCATGGCTGTGAGCTGGCCAGCGGCCTCACCCGCTCTCCATGGGGTTCTTAGGCCTAGTTTGTTTCTTAATCGTTGCTCTGTTTTCAGCACCCTCCCTGGGGTGTTATTTCACGAGGTGGGTCTGCACTACAGCCCCCCATGCTCCTccctgggggctggggtggggggtcatgCTGCTCTGAGGTTGCTTTACACTGGCAGGCTGTAGGGCCGAGCCCTTGGTGGCTCACTGCACTAAAACCTTCTAGCcccagcccggctcgctggcCCAGACCTGTGCTCCGCTGCACTGAGCCGATCAGGTTGCACCAGAATAACTGTGACTTGAGTCCCTTCCTGGCCATCCGCCCGCAggcccgggggggtgggaggggccctGCTGCGGGCACAGTGGTTATTGAACAGGAAATGCTGTTCACAGGAAGTGTTCTTTTGTGTTTTGTTGACTTGATAATAAAGCTTTGACTGACTGGAGGCTGTTGTCCATTTGTCCTCCCCCCAGTGGCTGGCCTATtagataacagcctactactgcacCCTGCTGCTGGAATTATTCCCTTAGCTCACGCAGCCAAGCTGCTGGGTTCAGACTCTGCTGATGACTTGTGGGTGGCTCCATGTGCACAGGAGGGAGGCTGAATGGTCCTTCGCCTTAATCAGGCTCAgggtgactagggttaccatacgtccggattttcctggacatgtccggcttttgggggctcaaatccccgtccggggggaaatccccaaaagccgggcatgtccgggaaaatcgggagggctcgaccggggcctctttgtctggggtcggcggtgcggggccggggttgcggggccgggggcatggtgccgggccgggagccgggccgggcgcgtggtgccgggctgggggccaggccgggccagggtcgcagtgccgggccgggctgggcgtggggtcggggagccgggccggggttggggagccgggccgggcccgcggggccgggagccgggccggggtcggggagctggtctgggcccgcggggccgggagctggggtcgcggggccgggagcc includes:
- the PCED1A gene encoding PC-esterase domain-containing protein 1A isoform X1, translating into MVTFFTQEVQQLLHNKFVVIVGDSVQRSVYKDLVLLLQKDALLSQSQLKAKGELSFENDCLVEGGMRGEMTNGTNYREVRQYRTDHHLVRFYFVTRIYSDYMESILADFQAGPQPDVVIINSCLWDVSRYGAKSMKQYRVNLEKAFNRLDKVLPHACLLVWNMTMPVGHKIIGGFLIPELQHQGKKLPLKVIEGNFYGAVLASSHHFDVLDLHYYFRFDVHHRSGDGVHWNRAVHRRVTHLLLAHVADAWGIEIPEKRPQDGCFQANALEWGSQPTPCLVPHAAPLGPWGPEWDNSRLSCMPQPSTCPPPPPPWPPFDFCCPSKDPVFQEDSPFFPSHAGPGTPLSGYISFDNCPGYSAEGPGSGFQGFWGAPHALPAPGPCPGFSGNPAPSFPPHPHSPTRRGRGGRSHGFIMTRQPVRWRSGHPYNRPHYSCY
- the PCED1A gene encoding PC-esterase domain-containing protein 1A isoform X2, with product MVTFFTQEVQQLLHNKFVVIVGDSVQRSVYKDLVLLLQKDALLSQSQLKAKGELSFENDCLVEGGMRGEMTNGTNYREVRQYRTDHHLVRFYFVTRIYSDYMESILADFQAGPQPDVVIINSCLWDVSRYGAKSMKQYRVNLEKAFNRLDKVLPHACLLVWNMTMPVGHKIIGGFLIPELQHQGKKLPLKVIEGNFYGAVLASSHHFDVLDLHYYFRFDVHHRSGDGVHWNRAVHRRVTHLLLAHVADAWGIEIPEKRPQDGPEWDNSRLSCMPQPSTCPPPPPPWPPFDFCCPSKDPVFQEDSPFFPSHAGPGTPLSGYISFDNCPGYSAEGPGSGFQGFWGAPHALPAPGPCPGFSGNPAPSFPPHPHSPTRRGRGGRSHGFIMTRQPVRWRSGHPYNRPHYSCY